GTGATTGCTATCACTGcccttatattatatatcaccCGTGTGGTTTTGGGTTATAAACAGACACGAGATAGGTATGAGGTGAGTCAACCAAATTAACTACCTTTCAgttttggaaattattgttttttatgtcATGCAGGTAATGAGATTAAGAAATTTTTTGATGGAATTTATTATTTCAGCTTTTGGTTAACAAGACACTCTATGAGAAGACCTTGGCAAGTGGATTTGGTTCAGTTCATTTTCTTCTGGATGCCTCTGAACAGCAGCTAGTGAGGAACTCTTTTGATTTATCTAGTTTTCAAGAATGGCATAGACaagtttaattttctattatctgGTGGATTTCATGATTAGGATAGATTACCAAGGACATTTTTTTGTTGCAAACTTgatttcaaatatgatttttgaaTTAGTTGTTTTTTACTATTCCAATGAACTTGTAAAATTGAATAGGAAAGATAATTCAGTGAAATGTGACCATGTGGTTCAGATGTTAATttcaaagagagaaaatttCCAGTACTCTGGATGTGACAGGATGTTACTTGCATGGTAGATCACTATCATTTTGATGTTTGTTGTGAGCTATTATTGAATACTATGCAAAATTGAATGTTGTCAACGATTCCCACTACTGCCTGAACTGATATCACATGATTTTAGCAAGAACTATGCCCTTGACAAAGGGTACAGCCTAATTTTATAAACATTAGCTGACAAGAAATTGTTACAACCAGCTCGATGAAGCTTAACTAGATTTCTTATATTGTGATGcattaaaaagaattttgttaTATCCATTAATAATCGTATGATAAGGGACTAGTGCTATTTAGAAATGACTCTCTTTTTTGTTCAGGACTGCTTGGCTTAATATAAATGATGTGAAATTGTTGAGAAACAAAAAACACCAGCAGAAAAAATAGGAATCCCATCTCCCCCCTCTtctgtttttctcattttcatttaaattccACAATGTATTtctatttgattctttttttcttgctaTTTATTGTCTGCAGTACAAGGAAGCCATTTTGACCTATGCTATCCTGCTTAACGAAGAGACTTGTCAGGTTTGCCCTTCCGCTCCCATCACATGTTAAAATTATCTGGTGATGGTGCaattcaattttccttttgGTTTGAATATGATAATGTGTGTTTGGAGTAGATTAAATCTGTGATGTTGGTGTAATATTATCTGCCAATTGCAAGTTTAGGATATTTGATTAACATATCTGCTTTTCTTAAAAAGATTGCTCACTTGCAACTCTCATTCACGGCGAGATTCTTCTAGTTGCAGGGCATCTGTCATCAGACTGTTGGAAACAAATGTGAGAAATTTATGTACGATGTTCTTGAAGTGAAGGTAAATATATTGCGGTCACTCCCAAGTAAGCCtgctaatttatattaaattatcaattggGTTGACATGAATGCAGGTTGAAATGCCAATTGAGAAGGCAGTGAAATTATTAGTAAGGTTGGGCATGGTCTCGGAAATATCCATTGATGGAAGATATCAATTGCAGGCAACACCATGCTCCAAGGCTTATGAGGCCCTTAAGGAACGTTGGAATGGTTTGCTAGgttaagttttgtcatcaaTTGCGAGATCATATTACCCGGTACAGTATTAGAAAATTGGTTATCTTAGTTGAGGAAGTATATTTGGGGAAAGGTATAGATCGGTTGTAATATACATGCTATTATTACTAGTTAGATCTTGTTATCATGTATTACTTGTAATACATGTGTTAGCTTTTTCAGGTGTTTACTGCCAACTGCACGGCCTAAAAGCACATTTCTATACAAATAGGAAAGGTTAAATAGTCCTTTGACTGGCTGCGTGCAATACgcgtattattttttacatgttcataaaataagtataaatttagaatatataaaagaatttgttGATAATTACCCCCCTGGATTTGGGTTTGTCACaggaatttgagttttaaatgtAGCATCCCTAATCTAATAGCGATATTGTTCATTTTAGACATATAATTcatcatagttttatttttagatttacaATCCAAAACACATCTCAACATTTTAAAGAGTTCacatattatttaatcagttaaattctctctcatttttaacttataaaatgaGAGAATTTAACATCTCTCCCATGTTGTGTCTTTCTGAGATTTGTCTAAGATATCACATTAAATATGTTTAGAAATTACAAAATCTGCTCATGGTTGCCACAGAAAAGGCACTTCATTTGCACTAAAtcagtttcattaaatttttgcCGGAGCTATTATAGCTTGCAGCTCCTCACTGATGCTTATGTCTGTACAGAAATCTGCAAATGCATTTCACAGACTtcagaaaatttttaaagaaaaaaaaaagtcatctTTTGAAGTAACAAAAACTAGCTGTGGCTTACTCGATGCCTTGTTTCAAAGCATGGTTTACTGGGAGATTGTAGGATTCACAGGGTCCCCTTCCAGATGCGGCGGATTGTAAATCAGTTGCTCACCAAAGTGAACCATTCATTATTGCTTGTCCTGGTAATGTTAGCTATCGAGTACGATGAAAAGTCTCGATGAGCTGAGCTGACAATGACTCTACTCCATCATCCGTTGTCCAAATTCCTGGAGATAATGGTTATAATCAGCTTAAAACGCTCACCTGGTATCATCACAcatcataatattttcaaacaggAAACCCTCTGTTATGGCACCAGAGTTTATGGTGTTGGAATCTGATTGATTAGGAACAAGTGTTCAGCggtttattcaaattttttgattgCGAAACATTTGCCACAAGCCTGGGTAAAGTACTAATAAACTCCTCCACAGCACATGATCCTATTTCCCAACAGTTTTGCAGAAATAAAACCATAACAGACCTATAGAAAAAACGGCAGTCCTAGTCCATGATAATTCCTTCACATAATAGAACTggaatatttaatataattatgaaatttaaccATGCATAACATTCTCATTAATTAGTACATCTTCGTTCTGAATTATCCAGGTTCTGGGCATTCAAGTACTCTGCAACATGTCAAAATTTAGTACAAAAATACTAAATCAACTTTCAATAAGAGGTCTGAAATGCCTACCATAAAATTCACAAACTCTTATAACAACATAAACTTGGCTGGAACATAACTTCCTACAAGTGAGATCCTTCTCAGCTGAAACTCATAAAAACTTTAcaggaaattaattaatgtgCATAAAGTGGtgctattaattaaaatagtacACTTTTGCCTGAAGTATTACAGTCTTGATGCTCATTGCCACTCAATTATCTTGATTATCTTGGCCATGCCCATTAATTTGGTTATCCTCATCAGCTCCATTAAAATCTTGTCCATCTCCATAATTAACCCAAGGTAGCATTGACTCAAAAAAGACAGCCAAAGGATTGCGATTTGCCGCATCACGTGGAGGTGGAGCTTGGTCACCGTCAAGTGGATCTGCGAATTGCACATTATGCACAGCTTCCCCCCTCCTCGCATCAACCACAAAGTTTTGCAGGTTATCAGGCGGAAGAGTTGGTACCGAATCAGAAAAATCTTGTACCAACAAATGAGCATAcctggccaaaaaaaaaaaaacacaaattccAAAGCAAATAATGTCGTTTACTAACATGTGAGTTGTAGAATAATATAATCTATAAATTTAGAGTTGGACAAAAATGAAATCCAGCTTAATCTTTATATGGCACCAATGCCCGTTCATCTAACTAATTCGTTGACATCAACCTATAAATTTGATTCAgcacataataataaaacttaagCCAGAACACAAGAGTTCtacagtaaaaaataaaattttatcattttattgaatTACTCACTCATTTTTCTCAGATGGGAATGCTTCTTCTCTTACACAAGCCCAATCCTTAGCTTCACTTTTATTGTGTTCCAATGTGTCAATCACCAGTTGTGCGGTGTTTCGAAGCAATTTTTGCAGATCTGGAAGCCTCCATATAATATAGCTCCTCTCCACATATATGCTAATCAGATGATCCAATGATGGGATCTTTGCTTGATCTGAATGGAAATAAGTGTGTTTGAGTATACTTGTCCATGCCTGATCTTTTAGAGGTACCTTTGCCACAAGTTTCTTAAGGACAGAAGGATGAAGCATCAAAGCTTGTTTCATAAGATCAGCAGAAGTAGCCTTTCCATTATCTATATCAGCATCTTGTGATGCTTGCTCCCGCTCAAGATAAAACCGGCAAACAGAAAGGGAAAATGAGAAATTTGGGAACAACCACAAGGAATTATCACTCTTATAGTTTTCAGAAAATTGCTCCAACCATGCATACTCCCCTGCCCTCAATGCAAAGTAGTCAATGCAGAATAAGGCCCCCATTGGATCATCTGAATCAAGTAAAAGTAGAAGTTTGCACACTTCCAGGGCAGATCGATGACAACCACGTCTATCCATGTTCATCATGTGAGTGAAAAGGGTTTTGAACAAAGGTTTGTTTGTTTCATGGCTGATTTTCAGCTGGCAATTAGCCTGCAAGGGAGTGAACATGGGATGCCATGCACACTCTAGGGCATATAAACACTTTGCAACAGCATCTGCAGCCATTTGATGTTCACCCACAAATTTGAAATAATCTGCTATTGTTATCAATGAATCCAAATGATAAGGATGATAAAACAAAACAGTTGTTACACCGTTAAGATCATGAATAGCTTGGGCAGCTTCAAATGCTCTCTGAGCTTGACCATAAGAAGGTGAATGGACATATCTACACAACAAGATAAAAAGCAAAAATGTATAATCACTaaaacaagtataaaaaaaaaatgctaccacatataatattaacaacatATGCTATAGGCATTTACAGATAAACTAAGCACAGAATGATAAATGGCATACATAAAATTGGTGTGTTGCAATAACGaatttacttaaaattaatcttaatgcacaataattatttgaagTTGTCAGATCACAATACAAATACTTGTCTGTAACACTCATTGACACTTACCTGAAGTAACTATATCCATCCTTGGGTTCCAAAAGTTCCATGGAAAGTGATCCATCCCAACGAGGCCATTGTTCTGATGGAGAGACTAAGATAGTCTTTCTTACATGATGACTTCCACGTCTTCCCCCACGTACCTGTCTAGAATTGCCACTTTGATGAGTTCTCTCAAATGACTTCACCACCTTGGATCCAAATATTCTTCGCAGCTCATTTTCAGCATTCAAATATCTGGAATCTACTTGTAATAAGGAAACTGATTGCTGTTTGACAAAGTTATCATGAGCTTTAGCATTTTGTAGTTTGACAATTATAGGGCCAGGTTGATGACTAGAGCAGTTAGTatccaaagataaattatctaaagCTGCATCCAATGATCTTTCAACTCTGTCTATACTTGAAGTAGAGCTCTccttgcttttcttctttttctttttctttgatttgtgATTGGATGCTGGAACTACATCTATGGTAGTATGCTGCACAGACGGTTTTCTGCTATTCTTGTCCTGTATCAATGTTTCATTAGCGATTTCTGTCTCCTGCAAAATACAGATGAGATGGATAATTAGTAGTTCAGAGTAAGATATGTACTCCATAACTGCCCTTCCTGAAACCATTAGCATCACTTtatggaataaaaaataaaagattaaaacatCTACAAGAAACATTAACCAGAAAACTTCATATATGTCAACAAATTTCACAAGATGTgcatttaccaaaaaaattgttggttttAGGAGCTAATTGGGTTTAGGACTCAAGGATGGAGCATCATAAGCAAAGCAAATGAAGTAAACAAGCAACAAGACCGATTGAAAAATATACTACTAAGAGCAGTTCTACCCCTAGCACCGATGTCAATATTTTGCAATAAATTTAACACGTATATTCAAATTGACTTTAATAAACATTAATCAACCagcaaataaaatcaatcaaaagtaattaaagatttaaatacAACCTTGGAATTAAACCATTTGGTGGATAATCCAATTCCAGTATTCATAGCAAAATAAaccaacaataacaaaaataacgATGATAATAAGAATTAATGTTAGGGGAAAAAACCTCAGGTTCAGGGTCATCGTCACCGTCATTAAGGAGGTCAAACGGGTTTTTGGAAGGGCGAGAACCCGATTCCGGAGACTCGGATTCATCGTCGTTCAGCTGTTGCTCTTCTTCAGTTTCTTGGCGCTGTTGCTGtatttgttcttgttctttgacAATCTTCTTGAACAATCTACTCGACATTCTTGATTTTTACAAATCAGAAATTAGGTTTTCGCTAATTgtgtgattttaatttatatcacACAAACTACAGAGACAGGAAATATTATGGGGACATACACGTTTCAACTTTATACCTTCGATTCCTATCAATTTCCTCATCTAAACTGTGAggtatttgttattttttgaaatatataggTTTTTACAATATTTCCCAAACTTTGAGGCTTCTCTgcgtattttaaaattaatcctGTGAATTTAATATTACGATGTGCCTTGGATTTAAGTTTAATGACGTGACAAAAAAACAATCTAGTGAATTCAAAATTACCGAAACACCCTCACCACGCGTagtgaaaaattacaaaacccaCCATGCGACCCAGCGTGTCATGGTTCCAAACCCCCCCTGCGGACAGTGAAATCACACTTAGCCCCCCACCACGCAGCCCCTGGTTACCTGCACTGTTTGAAAATTTGCAAAAGCACCCAGGCTCCAGCTCTTCTTGGGcggaaaaaacaaatataagttcGATAAGGTAccgaaaagaagaaagaagataaagGCTCTGTCTCAGTTTCAATCCCACCCCACCGGAAGAGGTAACAGATCAAGCCAAAGAGGTAAGTTAGAGATTACACTAATTTtcggggtttagggtttaggtttttgaGTTAGATTGATTTTTTGAAGGGTTTATCTAATTGGTCCTTTTGCATTTTGCTTTTGCTCTTTCTTTTAATTCTAGATAAACATTAATGGGGTCCCTTCTAATTCGTGAATGGACTGGGTTTCAACAGTTTCCTTCTGCAACTCAGAACAAACTTATCGAATTACTGGCCAAATTAAAGCAGGAGGTTTAGTTTCCTTTCTTTAGGTTTGTTAATCCCTTAGTCGTTAATTTATagtgttaattaattttacattctCGTTACTAATTCCAGAATGTGAACACGTTGACAATACTTGTTATGGGCAAAGGCGGTGTTGGAAAATCTTCAACTGTTAATTCACTCATTGGGGAACGAGCTGTCACTGTTAATTCTTTCCAGGCATACCTTAAATTCACTTATCTTGCGGATTAGCTGGTTTTCGGTATTCTTATGTCTTTGCTTATTTTGACGTTCTGTCTTCTGTGCACCTTGCAGTCAGAAGCTCTGAGACCAGTAATTGTTTCACGCACCAAGGGAGGATTCACATTAAACATAATTGACACCCCGGGGCTTGTAGAAGCTGGTTATGTTAGTTACCAAGCTCTTGAGTTGATAAAAGGGTTAGTTTTGGAGTGTCATGAAAAGTTTTTACATACCATACAATTTATATCTATGTGTGAAGTTTTGAATTGTGTGATTGAAATGTGATTATACTGTGTTCAACAATGGGAAGTTTCAATGCAGGTTTCTATTGAATAAGACCATAGATGTTCTGCTCTATGTGGACCGTTTGGATGCATATAGAGTGGATGACTTGGATAAGCAAATTATTAAGGCTATAACTGGAACTTTTGGCAAGCAAATATGGCGCAGAAGTTTGCTTGTCCTCACTCATGCCCAACTTTCCCCACCTGAtgaattgaattatgatttttattgcTCTAAACGTTCTGAGGCTCTACTAAAGACTATTCGACTTGGAGCTGGGATTAGGAAGCAAGAGTTTGAGGTACATTTTCTATTTAACACTTTAGTGatgtaaaatatgttttttttttttccaagaaaTACAACAAGACTGATGCGGAGCAATAAACTAACCTTTTCTCTCATTGGCAAGAGACAACATATTGGATATGCTTCATGTCTTGAAATGTTATGAAACTAGCAAGTGACAGAGCTTTTGttacttatttttcatataacagAAATGGAGGTATGTTCTTTGAGTGGCAGG
This sequence is a window from Mangifera indica cultivar Alphonso chromosome 5, CATAS_Mindica_2.1, whole genome shotgun sequence. Protein-coding genes within it:
- the LOC123215847 gene encoding translocase of chloroplast 33, chloroplastic-like, translating into MGSLLIREWTGFQQFPSATQNKLIELLAKLKQENVNTLTILVMGKGGVGKSSTVNSLIGERAVTVNSFQSEALRPVIVSRTKGGFTLNIIDTPGLVEAGYVSYQALELIKGFLLNKTIDVLLYVDRLDAYRVDDLDKQIIKAITGTFGKQIWRRSLLVLTHAQLSPPDELNYDFYCSKRSEALLKTIRLGAGIRKQEFEHFAIPAVLVENSGRCNKNESDEKILPNGEAWVANLIKIITDVATNKSKPVIVDKKLIDGSSSDDKGKLLIPVILGLQWFILKWIERAIKDDIAREKRGF
- the LOC123215845 gene encoding transcription factor 25, translated to MSSRLFKKIVKEQEQIQQQRQETEEEQQLNDDESESPESGSRPSKNPFDLLNDGDDDPEPEETEIANETLIQDKNSRKPSVQHTTIDVVPASNHKSKKKKKKKSKESSTSSIDRVERSLDAALDNLSLDTNCSSHQPGPIIVKLQNAKAHDNFVKQQSVSLLQVDSRYLNAENELRRIFGSKVVKSFERTHQSGNSRQVRGGRRGSHHVRKTILVSPSEQWPRWDGSLSMELLEPKDGYSYFRYVHSPSYGQAQRAFEAAQAIHDLNGVTTVLFYHPYHLDSLITIADYFKFVGEHQMAADAVAKCLYALECAWHPMFTPLQANCQLKISHETNKPLFKTLFTHMMNMDRRGCHRSALEVCKLLLLLDSDDPMGALFCIDYFALRAGEYAWLEQFSENYKSDNSLWLFPNFSFSLSVCRFYLEREQASQDADIDNGKATSADLMKQALMLHPSVLKKLVAKVPLKDQAWTSILKHTYFHSDQAKIPSLDHLISIYVERSYIIWRLPDLQKLLRNTAQLVIDTLEHNKSEAKDWACVREEAFPSEKNEYAHLLVQDFSDSVPTLPPDNLQNFVVDARRGEAVHNVQFADPLDGDQAPPPRDAANRNPLAVFFESMLPWVNYGDGQDFNGADEDNQINGHGQDNQDN